From the genome of Oncorhynchus gorbuscha isolate QuinsamMale2020 ecotype Even-year linkage group LG18, OgorEven_v1.0, whole genome shotgun sequence:
TTGTCAAACCTGACCTTAAATGACATCCCCTTTTGCTGAGAACTGAACTGATCCCTCTCTGACTGGGGAGAGCCTAGAGAACTATCTATTTCTATGGGGGAGACCATAGGaatgtatttaatatatttatATGGGGGAGACCCTCCGACTGGGGAGACCATAGAGAATGATCTATTTCTATGGGGGAGAACTTCAGACTGGGGAGACCGTAGATAATTATCTATTTATATTGGGGAGACCCTCTCAGACTGGGGAGACCATAGAGAATGatctaattatatttctatgaggGAGACTCTGCCTGGGGAGACCATAGAGAATGatctaattatatttctatgggggagaacctcagactggggagaccATAGATAAGTATCTATTTATATTGGGGAGACCCTCTCAGACTGGGGAGACCACAGAGAATGATCTAATTATATTTATATGAGGGAGACTCTGCCTGGGGAGACTATAGAGAATGAtcaaattatatttctatgggggAGACCCTCTCAGACTGGGGAGACCACAGAGAATGATCTAATTATATTTCTACGAGGGAGACTCTGCCTGGGGAGACTATAGAGAATGatctaattatatttctatgagggagaccatagagaatgatctaattatatttctatgaggGAGACTCTGCCTGGGGAGACCATAGAGAATGatctaattatatttctatgagggacaccatagagaatgatctaattatatttctatgaggGAGACTCTGCCTGGGGAGACCATAGAGAATGatctaattatatttctatgggggAGACCTTCAGACTATAACCACTGTGGTTTAGCTCTGGATACCACTCCAGTGACAGAGACTGTCGCCGACTGTCACCCACTACCACTGTCTATGACTATGAATGACTGGGACTAACATCTAGGTGTCTCTAACACTCCCAAGACGAAACAGCAGCTTTGATTGAATTAGCTCAGAAAGAGGTTATCCGCTGGCTAAAAGTGTAGTGGACTGGACAAAGCTACCCAGTGCCATAACCACGCAACATATTTACAAATGACCGGCAGAATACATTATAACAGCACAGTGATTATTGTGACCTGTCGACTGACTGAAGGAAATACTATATTTATTGACTGACTAAAATATTTCTTACTAGCTTGGACAATCAAGACAATATTGCTGTGCATTGAAGCAAAATACTAGGCTGATACTTTCTATACTGCAACTGCACAATTAGCTACTAGCAACTTGGCATTGGCATACTTAGCCATTTTAAAATAGTGTACAGCAGGTGTTCTCTATACCCAATTCAACTGAGATCTCATTTCTAGTGCATTCCATTCTGGTTGCAGTGTTGTAGACCGGATGTGCTTTATCTAACCAGTAATGATAGTCAATCCCAGAGTCATAGATGGATAATTGATTCTAGTCAATGCCATTGGAACCCAGACAATGCAACTCTGGCCCCCATTGTGCTGTAGCATTGCGAGACAATAGTCAACATCACGATCATGTACATGCAGCTTCAGCATCACTGCATCACTGGGCCGGATTCAGTAGTCACAAAAAGAAAGCAAACCGGGGGGGACGAGCTTATCTTGTCCTAAATGACatgtaaaatgtttttgtttttcaatgcaaaatattttgctacggtgtgcactaATGTACACTACCCAGCTAAATATAGGAATCCATATCAGTGATGCCTCTTATTAGTTTTGTAAATTAATAGGCCCATGTATTCAGCATTTTGAGTAGTTCATTTTTTGGAAGCCCATACACGTGTATATTTCTTAACCCACAGTGTCCAGTGTGCCATGTCACAGGTATTATTTTTTGAACATGTCAGTTTTAAAGAGATGTGTTATATTTAAAATTATTGTTAGAGATTCAAAATATACACTAAGTGAGCGCTACTCAGTATTAGgagggtgttcttaatgtttggaaTACTCAGTCTATAGAGCCTGAAGCTTTGAGGACCAGAGATGGCTGAGAGAAACTGATTTAAATCCagtaccatcactaccatcaaaACAGCTTCAATATACACTgtagccagtttattaggtacatccatctagtaccgggtcgaACCCCCTTTGCTTCCAGAACAACCTGAATTCTTTGGGGCGtggaaacgttgctcaattgctatcaagggacctaacgtgcgCCAGGAAAACTTTACCCACACCACgacaccaccgccaccagcctggATGGGGCAATTGACTCCTGCTGTTTATGCCAAATCCTGACTGCCATCCGTATGAAGCAACAGGAACCTGGATTCgtcagaccaggcaatgtttttccactcctcagttGTCCAGTGTTGGAGATCACGTGTCCATTGGAAGCGCTTGTTTATAACTTATAGGACCGGACCCCGGTGTGGTTGTCTGTTGCAATAGGCCATCCTAGACTAGGATAGATGAGTTGCGCATATCGAAATGCCGTTTCCCCTccattatttgcctgtttgtggccctcctgttagcttgcacaattcttgccattctccttcgacctctcattaacaagctgttttcacccacaggacggCCGCTTacaggatgttttttgtttgtcgcaccattctctgtaaaccctagacactgtcgtgagtgaaaagcccaggaggccgaCCGTTTCCGAGATACTGGAACCGGCGCGCCTGGCAGCAACGATCATACCACACTCAAAGTTGCGTAGGTTACTCATTTTTctcattctaacgttcaatcgacTGGTAACTAAATgcttgatgcctgtctgcctgatttttatagcaagccatggccacgtgactcactgtctgtaggagcgaaccatttttgtgaacggacctaataaactggccgcTGAGTAGTTTGAGTCATTGAGAGGGGAAACACTGAGTTAACCCTAGCTCAATGCCAGTCAGTGACTGCACTTTAGAATTCAACGCATATTTATTAATTCATTCAAGCCCCTTAGCAGCGGCTGGTAAAAGGACTGGGGTGATTGACGTTTCTTGAAAATTGGTAGCTCTTCAGCCCTTGTTTGTGTTGTCGTGACACCAAGTTGTTTTGTGCCATAACATTCTTACCATGGCGATTATCATTGCTATCACTATTGTCCTTGATATTGTGACTTTACACTGTATATTGTCTGTTATTATTGTCAatattttgtctgtgtgtgtgagtttgctCAGACCGATGCTGTGCCTGTTTTGTTTTTAAGTGAATAAAATTCCCCCCATTTTTGTACAATTCCTGGTGTTGATTTGATTCAATCTTTGCCTAGATTAACTTCAACATTGGTTCATCATGTTATCATCCTTTGTGAGTCTCTTTACCTTGAGCTGCTGTATTTTCAGGCTCAAACCTCAGTACCAGGGGTTACTACAACGCTGATCAAGGAGTTAACCAGATAACTTGCCTAAATAGTCTTGAGTTGAAATTATTTATTAAAACAAGCATGAGATGGGCATGATCTAATTGATTAAACAAATGAACACACATTTAAGTTTAGCTTTTATAATGAAACAGAAGATCAATAGTTATTTCTGGTTGCTTattaaagttagctggctaactcattgatcctaATTTGTTGTATAGCCTGCTGGTCTCTCCAAAGCAACACCACATTGACATAACAGACAGTGACAGGCTACAGCTCATGTCCTCAGAACACCGGGGTCCATGTGTCCTGAGGAAGAGACAGGCACTACACTAGACAGCCCCACAGCTGACTTTCCATGATGTGGAGAGGGGGGAAATAATCAGTGTGATCGACACATGATGATATGCACAAGGACACAGTCACTAAGACTGAGGTCAGGATAATGTATTCTTAAATTACCTCTTTAGCAAGTATTCTCTAACAGCATAGTAGGACAGATCTTCCTTGAAACACCAATCCACAGTATTTGCTCTCACACTTACCATTGACCCTGCTAAAATAACATGCATAACCATGAGAAATACATACACTCGTGAGTACTGTACCAATCCATAATGCAAACAAACTTGGCCGATATAAACAGAGTTAGGTGGTCAACCAGTGACAGAGAGGGGAACTAAAGACAGTGATGAGATATCAAACGAGTGAGGAGTTCACAGAGAAGTCTGGTCTTTCAATGGATTATCAGCCattagatatagatagatatgcTCTTGTATGACTCATTGCTTCCTACATTTacacttatccagagtgactgttagttagtgcattcatcttaaaatagctaggtggggacaaccacatatcacaggcagaGTAAGTATACTTTTTCTTGAGGTGAGGAAGGGGATTATTTTATATTCTTTGAAAGGGTAGGGTTTCAGGTGTttttggaagatgggcagggactcagctgtcctagcttcagggggaagctggttcccaTCATtagggtgccaggacagagaagagccttggactgggctgagcgggagctgccctcctATAAGGGtaggagggccaagagaccagaggtggcagaacggagtactCGGATTGggatgtagggtttgagcataacCTGAATGTAGGGAGGGGCAGTTTCTCTTgatgctccgtaggcaagcaccatggtcttgctCCGCCGCAAAATCCACTGGCTTCCtgtcgaagctcgcatccactggACGCCAGTGGATTTTGCGGCGGAgcgggagaacttgggaaggttgaaaactAGGCGGCTGCAgtgttcctcttctctctcctgactATTTATTTCATCCCAGACAGGAACCGACTGTAACTAATCACTTTCTTATGATGTGGCCTGAATTGATTTAATTTCAAAGCAGTGGATTTTATATTCCCTTTGAACAGTACCGAATTAGATCATGTTTTAATTGAAATGGCATCAAAATATTCAAAGATATAAGTACTTCAAAATGGCAACCTATAATTTTACTGACATAAACAGACTATAAAACCGTTCAATCAATCATTACTATATGGGGAGAAGGCATGATCTCTTGGCAATAACTTTACTGTATTTAATTATACATTTAACATAATTTGAAGTAACAACTGCTTCCATCACAATTTATGCCCGTTCCCATAGCACTTTAGTCTCAAATGATTTGACTACCATCTATCGACCTTTTTATGAATTGGTTCTACTACAATCATGGAGACGGAAATGGAAGATGATTGGTGGAATTTACAGTATATAATCACGTCACTTccgtttctctttctcttttaccGTGAGGTACAGAACTCCATACGGCGTTGTCTCGTGGTGAGATAACAATTTTCTATTTTCTTGGGGTAAAAGTTGCGGAGACCAATATTAAAGCCTTGTTACGAACAACTATGAAATTGTGTCTAAATGTTTCCCATATCCGTATAAATCCAATAGCTGTAAATAGAGAATTACATGTTAGACAGCTAGGCCAGAAGCCATGTAGCTACTACTAACCTTAgcactagtagctagttagccatGCGTGCTCGTGAAATCCATTGAAGACGCTGGATACTAATAACTGAGGTAGCCAACATCCATAAATTCAATTAGACTAGTTTCACGCATGTAATGCTCTTTTGCAACATTGTATTTATTGATAAGAATTGGTCAGCAATATTGCATTGAATTGGGGTTAGTGGACTAAACTTGCTGCTTACAACAacacttttttatttaaccattatttaacaaggcaagccggtgaagaacaaattcttatttacaatgacggtctatcagggaacagtgggttaactgccttgttcaggtgccgAACAACAGAGTTGTACCTTGTTGGCTCAGGGATgagatccagcaacctttctgttactggcccaaccctctaaccactgttacctgccgcccctcttcCCCACATGCTCATGTCGATCGTCATTCATAAGGAACTGcaacaatattttttatttaataatTGTAAATTCTGTGTTTAGAAACAGATGCAGTTGCAAGTGCCTGTATAAGTACACTAAATAATTATAAGCATTGCAGCATTGACAGTTGTTCAGCACACAATTAAAGCCTGACTCGGTCTGATGTCTGTCTTCAGGTGTCGGAAGTGTGCCAGAATGATCCGGCCGGGTTTTCGCTAACATCAGTAGGGCTACTGCCCCATGACTGGAGTTTGATAGTGACCTGAGCCACAATGACCGCTCAGTTCCAACTGCAACCATTCTCTGCTTCCCTACCTTGTAACATCTCACCTGTCTCATTTTTTTCCTGCAGCTTTTCCATATAACTCGTAACTTAGGGAAAGTGGTCACGATGTCCGGAGGTCTGGATGTGCTGcagatgaaggaggaggatgtGCTCAAGTTCCTGGCAGCCGGGACCCACCTGGGAGGTACCAACATGGACTTCCAGATGGAGCACTACACGTACAAGAGAAAGAGTGATGGTGAGTGGAGAAATACGAGATCCCTTATTTGTCACTTTATGATCTGAAGAATTCCTGAACATATTTTGACTGGAGGATGTGAATGCTTTTCTTCCAGCCCTGCATTATATGTAATTCAACTATTTGTGGTCTTGACGTGATACACTGAATCaggtgctgggctggaacaataGTCTGCACACAAGTTTATAGGATCAGAGTTGTTGATACCTCTGAAATACACATTCCCCTTCTAAAAGCACTTGCGTTGTCCGGTCAGTGACTGGGTGAGTTGTCGTTGGAAGGGAATAGTAAAACCATCACTGTGGGTGAGATGGCAGTCTGAAACCGTAACTGACCCATCTCAATCAGTGATGGAACAtctcttcctaatattgaatgtTTTTCTCTAGCTCAGACATTTATCCAGTAGATAATGAGCTTAATGTGGATGAAACACCAGTCCTCAGTCAGTTTTAATGGGTACAGTCTTTTTCTTCATGGATTGTCCTGAGAAAGGCTAGCatgtgtatagacattatggctGTATGCGTGTCGGGTATCAACATGTAAATAATGTAATTGGTTGTCCCCTCAGGTGTGTACATCATCAACCTGAAGAAGACATGGGAGAAGCTGCTTCTGGCTGCCCGTGCCATCGTGGCCATTGAGAACCCAGCTGATGTCTGTGTCATCTCCTCCAGGAACACTGGACAGGTGAGACCCCCACTGCTAGCTCACCTGACATATTCGAGGGCCCAGAGTTTCTCCGGGGTTATGTTCAGGGGGTGCAAAATGGAAGTGAACGGTCTAAAGAAGAGAGGTACTATctaaacttgtccaataagaaacttgTTTTTATTTCctggtgtgccctaatgaacattaCTTTGGTCAGCTCAGTTGGCCTGATGTAATTGTGGGTGACTAGCTAAACGGCACACAATTAAAGCCTGTCACTGTGATGTCTGTGTTCAGGTGTCGGAAGTGTGCCAGAGTGATCTGGCCGGGTTTTCGCTAACATCAGTAGGGCTGCTGCCCCATGACTGGAGTTTGATAGTGACCTGAGCCACAACCAAAACATACTAAATTACTGCTAAGTTATATTCTTGACTGGGTCACCTGCTTGTTAGCCAATCCACTAATTCCACTCTCCGTTCTCCTCCAACCAGAGGGCTGTGCTGAAGTTTGCATCCGCCACCGGCGCCACCACCTTCCACGGTCGTTTTACCCCCGGAACCTTCACCAATCAGATCCAGGCTGCTTTCCGTGAGCCCCGCCTCCTGATCGTGACAGACCCCCGTGCCGACCACCAGCCCCTGACTGAGGCCTCCTACGTCAACATCCCCACTATCGCCATGTGCAACACTGACTCTCCCCTCAGATACGTGGACATCGCCATCCCCTGCAACAACAAGGTACAGACAGGCCATAGACTACAGATGTATGTTCTAGTGGTctcacatttatatatatatatatatatatatatatatatgaatgacTTTAACAGCCTATCATATCAGTTTTGTCCCCAATGGTGTTTCCTCCGCAGACTTCCACAGATATCCTGGTAGACTGATGAAAATATGCAGCACACAATTAAAGCCTGACACGGTCGCATGTCTGTGTTCAGGTGTCGGAAGTGTGCCAGAGTGATCTGGCCGGGTTTTCGCTAACATCAGTAGGGCTGCTGCCCCATGACTGGAGTTTGATAGTGACCTGAGCCACAACCATGAACCCTACTCGGTCTCTTCCTACCTAGGGAGTTTCCTTTGTACTTCCTCGTCAGTAGTTGAAGACGCCCTCCCATGTAGTCATGTTTTTACTTGGTATCAGTTAATCCACTAACCAATTCTACTAGTTTAGACTGATCAATTCTGTTGATGGCCTTCGTGTCTCTATATGACTGACTGTTGCCAGTGCATATAATCGTCATTGACTTACTATACAACCCTATGTCTAACTGACTGTTGTCTGATGTGTTCCAGGGCCACCACTCCGTTGGTCTGATGTGGTGGATGCTGTCCAGGGAGGTGCTGCGGATGAGGGGCACCATCTCCAGGGAACACCCCTGGGAGGTCATGCCTGATCTCTACTTCTACAGAGATCCAGAGGAGGTAACTGATATACTGGGACACTATGGTTCACACACTGTTTATACCAGGGGTTTTCAAATCTGATTGTGGAGAGCTGAACGTTTGAAGTTTTTGATCTAGCCCTGCACTAATTGTTTGACACAACTTAACTAATCATGGGCCTCTGTCTGGACCACGATTAATTGCATCAGATGTGTTGGTGCTggactggaacaaaagcctgctcaCCATGTAGCTATTCAGGAATGGAGTTTGGAGACCTCGAATGCACATTCTCCTTCTAAAAGCACTTGCTTTGTCCGGTCAGTGACTGGGTGAGTTGTCGTTGGAAGGGAATAGTAAAACCATCACTGTGGGTGAGATGGCAGTCTGAAACAGTAACTGACCTATCTCAATCAGTGATGGAACAACTTGAAGCAAAATATGCTTCTGATGTGGTGTTGGAGTGTTGTATGCTTGCGCTAAGAATCTATATACCTGTGGTGCCTGCTTACCTGAGCGCTCACGCAAATTGTGACTGTCACATCCCTAACTTCTAACCTCTTCGTCCCGATCCAGATTGAGAAGGAGGAGCAGGCCGCGGCCGAGAAGGCTGTTGGCAAGGAGGAGTTCCAGGGTGAGTGGACCGCCCCCACGGCCGACTTTGCCCAGCCCGAGGTGGCCGACTGGTCCGAGGGAGTGGCAGTGCCCTCTGTGCCCATCCAGCAGTTCCCTGCTGGCATTGAGGGTAAGAGTTTCACCGAGGGTAAGCAATGAATACACAGGAGTGGAGGCCACAAATGCAAAGGTGGATGGAGTAGCACATTTTGACAATCACAAAACAAAATGTCTACCGGAATACATTTGACTCAAACTTTGTTTAATTCTCCTTTTCAGCCGCTGCACCTTCCAAGGCCCCAGCTGCAGCTGAAGGCTTTGCTGGTAAGATCTACTGAAAGTAAATTAGTATTGCCCCTTTTTTTGCCCATCTAGGACCTAAAATGTCCTATATGACTAACACAGGGGGGTAGAGTAGTTCTCTCATAAACCTGTAGTGAAGCCTCAAATCCTCACTGTGGATCCTGTCGGGAGAAACACAATTTCTCTTGACTGTGGAAATGTCTGTACAATAAATGGTTTGATTTGGATTTTCTCACACACATGATTGTATTCCTACAGAGGATTGGAGTGCCCAGCCAGCCACAGAGGATTGGTCCGCTGCCCCCACCGCCCAGGCTACCGAGTGGGGTGGTGCCTCCGCTGATTGGTCATAAGTGGTGTCAATCAAGAGTCAAAAGCTGTGCTTTAAACGTGACTGTCAATAAACTTGGCTTATTGTTTTTAAACTTGTCTATTTTTCTTGGGATGAGGGCGATTACAAATACATGGTTTTATTATATTGTGTTTTTCACATTGACATAGAATTTAATCTGTCATCTACTCTTGTGGTGTCTTCAGTTTGGCCTTCAACACACAACCACAGTCACAATGATACCCAGAAATCCATACAAATATTATAGTGACTGTTCAGTTTACAAATGATATTTAAAGAGGGAATCCTTAGTTGctgcatccatttttggactcGAATAGTAAAGACCCATTTTGTTTCTTGaaaaatataatttataaatgcctaatgagcttagttcaactatTACAAAActtgtttcaattaaggattctagctttaaaggGGAATAACAGACGGTTGACTCCTGTGATGTGAATTTGCATAACATGTTTTAGAAAGTTcttgacagatttttacctattTGGCATCGTGTCCATTAAACAAAAGCAACGAGTGGGGGGAACACCAATCAGACCCAGAGGACGAGAGTTGCACAGGGCAGTTATATAAGCTACATTTAAATGACATGAACAGCATCTATGTCCACTTTGCAGGCAAGAGCGCCTTTATCAAGACTTTCACGTTTCACGTTATTATGCCTACCCAATGAAAATAGTATcaccccagatgggactcgaacccacaatccctggcttaggaggccagtgccttatccattaggccactggggctGTTCCAAATACATGTGTTGAGACCACTGTTTCAATGCCATGTGGTTGGCAATTTGAA
Proteins encoded in this window:
- the LOC124002612 gene encoding 40S ribosomal protein SA isoform X2 gives rise to the protein MSGGLDVLQMKEEDVLKFLAAGTHLGGTNMDFQMEHYTYKRKSDGVYIINLKKTWEKLLLAARAIVAIENPADVCVISSRNTGQRAVLKFASATGATTFHGRFTPGTFTNQIQAAFREPRLLIVTDPRADHQPLTEASYVNIPTIAMCNTDSPLRYVDIAIPCNNKGHHSVGLMWWMLSREVLRMRGTISREHPWEVMPDLYFYRDPEEIEKEEQAAAEKAVGKEEFQGEWTAPTADFAQPEVADWSEGVAVPSVPIQQFPAGIEAAAPSKAPAAAEGFAEDWSAQPATEDWSAAPTAQATEWGGASADWS
- the LOC124002612 gene encoding 40S ribosomal protein SA isoform X1 → MSGGLDVLQMKEEDVLKFLAAGTHLGGTNMDFQMEHYTYKRKSDGVYIINLKKTWEKLLLAARAIVAIENPADVCVISSRNTGQRAVLKFASATGATTFHGRFTPGTFTNQIQAAFREPRLLIVTDPRADHQPLTEASYVNIPTIAMCNTDSPLRYVDIAIPCNNKGHHSVGLMWWMLSREVLRMRGTISREHPWEVMPDLYFYRDPEEIEKEEQAAAEKAVGKEEFQGEWTAPTADFAQPEVADWSEGVAVPSVPIQQFPAGIEGKSFTEAAAPSKAPAAAEGFAEDWSAQPATEDWSAAPTAQATEWGGASADWS